From the genome of Desulfobotulus pelophilus, one region includes:
- the trpA gene encoding tryptophan synthase subunit alpha encodes MNRIRNMFEQCRNRKEAALIGFVSAGDPDMETSRKIIFSMLDHGMDLLEIGIPFSDPTADGPVIQLASQRALKAGVSLGTALKMVKEIREHYPTPIVLFSYLNPILAHGPEKFCKDAAAAGADGVLVVDMPLEESGELLPFLEASGLVSIPLVAPTTPEDRMEIICRNAKGFIYLVSMTGVTGSGGLHTDGAGAMARKVRAVSPVPVALGFGISEASQVAALVPHADGIVIGSAFVRVIGETADREKIPAILGKMTKEFKKACTHSR; translated from the coding sequence ATGAACCGCATCCGCAACATGTTTGAGCAGTGCAGAAACCGCAAAGAGGCTGCCCTCATCGGTTTTGTATCCGCTGGTGACCCGGACATGGAAACCAGCCGAAAAATTATTTTTTCCATGCTGGACCATGGCATGGATCTCCTTGAAATCGGCATCCCCTTTTCCGATCCCACGGCAGACGGTCCTGTCATTCAGCTGGCTTCCCAGAGGGCACTTAAGGCAGGAGTGAGCCTTGGCACCGCTTTAAAAATGGTAAAGGAAATCCGGGAGCATTACCCAACCCCCATTGTACTCTTTTCCTACCTGAACCCCATCCTTGCCCACGGCCCGGAAAAATTCTGCAAGGATGCTGCCGCGGCCGGGGCAGATGGTGTGCTGGTGGTGGATATGCCCCTTGAGGAATCGGGCGAGCTTCTTCCTTTTCTAGAAGCCTCAGGCCTTGTTTCCATACCCCTTGTGGCCCCCACCACGCCGGAAGACAGAATGGAGATAATCTGCCGGAATGCCAAGGGTTTCATCTATCTGGTCTCCATGACGGGCGTCACCGGTTCCGGCGGTCTCCATACCGACGGGGCCGGAGCCATGGCCCGGAAAGTACGGGCCGTAAGCCCCGTTCCCGTGGCTCTGGGCTTTGGCATCAGCGAAGCTTCTCAGGTGGCTGCCCTCGTCCCCCATGCCGATGGCATTGTCATTGGTTCCGCTTTTGTCCGGGTTATCGGAGAAACAGCCGACAGGGAAAAAATTCCTGCCATACTTGGAAAAATGACAAAAGAATTCAAAAAAGCCTGTACACATTCCCGCTGA